One window from the genome of Garra rufa chromosome 1, GarRuf1.0, whole genome shotgun sequence encodes:
- the LOC141341673 gene encoding uncharacterized protein, translated as MSFSLAVHDVFFAGITNSKEGESVTLETGVNELQKDDVMLWMFGPLSPDIFMAEINRPLQKISYSDDERLRDRLQLNDRTGSLTIMDSRSTDTGVYQLQITNSKGTSYKRYSVFVTVPEPGLSPGAVAVICICMLLVAAAAAFAGVSYYRRKSLRLRNEMKTNKVTERDPIPLHTGIAEPQRYDQILWRFGPQESLISQIPLRNHETSPEDDERFTIDLLYVDSLQFSEGEDITLHTGVELQKDDQILWSFGSEDNIIAKRDGNTSQVLIDGNNGRFRDRLQMDDQTGSLTITNTKSTDAGVYHLQIISRNKVSFKKFTVCLDTVKVKAVDSVSLNTDVTEPENGDNDTGTAEIDQVSSNSETNREDAVESSQSENFEEMPLIRTYSGTSV; from the exons ATGTCCTTCAGTCTGGCTGTCCATG ATGTGTTTTTTGCTGGTATAACAAACTCGAAAGAGGGAGAATCTGTCACTTTGGAGACCGGTGTCAATGAACTCCAGAAAGATGATGTGATGCTGTGGATGTTCGGACCTTTGAGTCCAGACATTTTCATGGCTGAAATCAACAGACCTCTCCAAAAGATCTCATATAGTGATGATGAGAGATTGAGAGATAGACTACAGCTAAATGATcggactggatctctgaccatcatggaCAGCAGATCCACAGATACAGGAGTTTATCAACTACAGATCACCAACAGTAAAGGGACCTCCTACAAGAGATACAGTGTTTTTGTCA CTGTTCCTGAACCAGGTCTATCTCCGGGAGCTGTAGCAGTGATCTGTATTTGTATGCTGCTTGTTGCTGCTGCAGCTGCATTTGCCGGTGTGTCTTACTATCGCCGGAAGTCCTTAAGGCTAAGGA atgaaatgaaaacaaacaaagtgACAGAGAGAGATCCTATCCCTCTACACACTGGTATAGCCGAACCACAGCGATATGATCAAATACTCTGGAGGTTTGGTCCTCAAGAGTCCCTCATCTCTCAGATTCCTTTAAGGAACCATGAGACCTCACCTGAAGATGATGAAAGATTCACCATTGATCTTCTCTACG TGGACTCACTACAATTCTCCGAAGGAGAAGACATCACTCTACACACTGGCGTTGAACTACAGAAGGATGATCAGATTCTCTGGAGCTTTGGATCTGAAGACAACATTATAGCTAAAAGAGATGGAAACACCAGTCAGGTCTTAATTGATGGCAATaatgggagattcagagacagactgcaGATGGATGATCAGACTGGATCTCTCACCATCACGAACACCAAAAGCACAGATGCTGGTGTTTATCACCTACAAATCATCAGCAGAAATAAAGTCTCATTTAAGAAGTTTACAGTGTGCT TGGACACAGTGAAAGTCAAAGCGGTAGACTCCGTCAGTCTGAACACTGATGTTACTGAACCAGAGAATGGAGATAACGACACCGGCACTGCTGAAATCGACCAAGTCAGCA GCAACAGCGAGACAAACAGAGAAGATGCTGTGGAATCCTCTCAGAGTGAAAACTTTGAGGAGATGCCATTGATTCGGACATACAGTGGCACTAGTGTTTGA